The Brachyhypopomus gauderio isolate BG-103 chromosome 1, BGAUD_0.2, whole genome shotgun sequence genome includes the window TGGATGATTTTCCAGAATGTTTTTCTCCTGAATTACTAGTTTATGCAAAAGCATAGCCTATTAGACGGATtttgaatgtgttttttttttattcgttAATTTGTGGCTTTTGGGGTAGGGTGACGTGCTTTTCATGATACGCAAGGCTACAAGACGCTCTCGGAGGCACCGCCTACTATGTAGAGACACTGTTTTACTGAGTGCCCAAAGGGCTCCAACTATGCACTTTTCACTACTGCAAACTAAATAAATCTTACTATACTGTATCTGTTGTGCGTGTTTCTTTAAATTCCCTGTAATCACGTAAAGGAGCCTAAGGATGTTTCTGTCGGTTTTGAGTCAGTGTGAGCCACAGGCCTCATCATTTCCTGAGTGTGACTGCGAAATTATAATTCTCAAATGCCATTCGCTCTAAGTGCCTCCGCGTTTCTCTCTACACGTGGCATATTGAAGTTTCAGTGTAGTCCGCCCATGGCAGTTGAAAGTTTGCATCCATTTCAAACCAAAAGTCTGACTAAAATCTTATTGTTGAAATAATATTGCAAAGACAGCTAACTCAATTAAACCACTAATTCTTACATGATAAGTTATGTAGCTTACTTATTATGCTGATTGCAATGAAATTAGTCTGTTGAAGTAGACCACCCAAACATCTAGAAATGACTTTTAATTTATTTTCCCGGAAGTGTACGTCTTCAATTCAAAATAACTTTATTTACTTGAATATAACGTACAATATTTCCAAATAGCGATCTGGCTTTGATTTTGTGcctagtgggtgtgtgtgtgtttgtgtgtgaacgaGTGAGCGAGCGAGTCTCCACATCGTAATAGTTTTAATTCAGGAAAGAAGTCATTTGTGAAACAGCGCCTATGAACTTTTCGGAGGCGGACTTTTAAACGTGTGGCTCCAGCTAACCAGAACCTTTCTCTTTGGTGGACAACTTAATATTAAAACaaggtaagaaaaaaaaaacggatGGCAGTCtacattttggttaaattaGTGAAACTTTGGTGTTTTTTCATCAAAACTATAAACATTAAATGCATTGTCCTGCATAGGCTAGCTCCTCTAATACCCAACCTCAGTAGTCTAGTAATTGGGCTTAACTTTATTAATTTGGTCCTGCGATTTTACCTCCATACGCTCAAGTACAGACTCTCTGCCCATCGCTGTTCGGGTACATACAGATACTTGGCTTGTCCAGGAGCCCAGCATGGTCAGATAACGTTATAGGTTAGCCAGCTTGCTATGGATGACCACTTGTCCCTTACCTGGCAAGTTAACTATAAGGTTATCTATCTGTTCAGTACTATAGGGAGTAGCGGTAACTCGGAGTGTTTGTGGTGTAAATCTGAGTACATTGAACCACACATTTGTTCTGATCTGTTACTTGCTAAAGTTGCTTTATTTCTTTAATGACTTTTACTGCAACCAGTGAACAGATTACAGAACAGTTATTGCCCACGTTGTCCCCCCTTGAATTTACGGGCTGAGATGGATGGATAATGAATGTTAAGTCTTTACTAGTCCCGCACCACCGCCTTACAGCTTTTCGTGAAGGGGAGCCATTGTGCTTGGAATTGTGGAAAGGACGAGAGGTTGTCCACAGCTGTGAAACATCTGTTTTAGATAACTGCTGGACCTTGCCCAAGTTTGTGTCGTGTTTTTAACGTTGTAACTCGACAGCATTTGGTCATGTAGTCAACTTTTAGTCATTATTTTAACCTTTTCCTGTGGTGTTGCTTTATTCCAATGTCTCCTTCTCCCACAGATGTTTCAGATTAAGAAAGTATGCTGCATAGGTGCTGGGTACGTCGGGGGGCCGACGTGTAGCGTGATTGCCAGCATGTGTCCGGAGATCAAGGTGACGGTGGTTGATGTGAATGAGACTCGAATCAAAGCCTGGAACTCGGACACTCTGCCCATTTATGAGGTACGTTCAGGCCCACCATTAAAACCAGCCCTAGAATGGGGGATTTGTACTAAATACGTTGGCAATATATAAGCCTACTGAGGTGTCACTGTACTCTCATTTAGTTTATAGCAGCTCTACAGGGGTATTGGTGTTCTGCAGAGTCTCTTAACAAGAGCGcttctctttcccctctctcccctcccccacacacccgtGTGTACATAGCCTGGTCTGAATGAGGTGGTGATGTCATGCCGGGGCAAGAACCTCTTTTTTTCCACCGACATTGACTCTGCCATTAAAGACGCGGACTTGGTCTTCATCTCTGTGAGTCATGGAGATGAACGTCTCTTGTGGTAGGCTGTCTTGTACGAGTGGGCAGTTATTACCGGCTGGGCACTGACACCGTGCTGTTCTGTGCTGCCAACCTCTCCCCAGGTGAACACGCCCACTAAGACGTACGGCATGGGCAAGGGCCGTGCCGCCGACCTTAAGTTCATCGAGGCATGTGCACGTCGCATCGTGGAGGTATCTGATGGCTACAAGATTGTCACGGAGAAGAGCACCGTGCCGGTCCGGGCGGCCGAGAGCATCCGTCGGATCTTCGACGCCAACACCAAGCCGAGCCTTAACCTGCAGGTAACTGAGGGTTCATGCAGTGGAGTTCATCTGCAAGAGTACAGCAGTGAGTGTAGGTTCACTGTCAGGTGTCACTGTCCATGTTTACACCAGATTTGTTTACTTGTGAACTGAGGAATCCTGTTAAAGCCAAGTGCCAAAAATCTGCCGCCTGtggatttttacattttacaaaaaCAGAACTAGAGTGTTCTTCATTAGGGATTTTTGTATGATAAATCTGatttaaaataagtgttttcaCTAGAAAAATttcagatccccccccccccccccccgagtttTCAGGAGTCTTTCTTCTGTCGTAGGTCTTGTCGAACCCAGAGTTCCTTGCAGAGGGCACGGCTGTGAAGGACCTCAAGGAGCCAGACCGCGTCCTGATTGGAGGAGATGAGACTCCAGAGGGTCAGAGGGCAATAAGGGCACTGTGTGATGTCTATGAGCACTGGGTGCCCAAGTCCCgcatcatcaccaccaacacatgGTCCTCTGAGCTCTCcaaactggtgtgtgtgtgtgtgtgtgtgtgtgtgtggctgtctatgtgtgtgtttttgtgtctcgTGGGGATGGAGGGGCTCACCTGTCAAAGCAGCACTACGCTAGCAACACCAGGGTCATGTGTTCGATTCCCATAGAGCATAAATGCAAATAAACACATCATATTCAAATATATGCAAGTGGATTTTATAAAtatgaggggaaaaaacaacataaagacattaaagagGTAGAAAAAGACCTTAAAGCACCGAGTGCATGGAGTGCAGAGGAGCTCATGCAGCAGTGGGCGTGTGTTCTGGTTCCTCAGGCGGCCAATGCCTTCCTGGCTCAGCGCATCAGTAGTATTAACTCCATCTCGGCTCTGTGCGAGTCCACGGGCGCCGACGTGGAGGAGGTGGCCCGGGCCGTCGGCATGGACCAGCGAATCGGCAGCAAGTTCCTCAAAGCCAGTGTGGGTGAGTTGGGGAGGGGCTGCAGAGTTCTGTTACGTCTGAACATCTCACATTAAAGTAAGACAACCTTTGTTTTCTTGTAATTGGAATCCTTTTGAAACATGGTGTCCACTAAATCAAATTGTTACAATGCGAGTTCAATGGAATTAAAGTGGGTGTTGGTTTCTGGGTTGGTGGCAGGTTTCGGGGGGAGCTGTTTCCAGAAGGACGTACTGAATCTAGTGTATCTGTGTGAAGCACTGAATCTTCCTGAAGTGGCTTCCTACTGGCAACAGGTAGAGAATAGTCCAGAACTAAAAACTCAAGGCCCTTTCGTCTCATTTACCCACACTACTCTCCCTCAGAGCCCGATGAGGGATTGGCAGTGGGATGTTGCATCTCGCTGTCTTTGCAGTCTTGAGTTTGGTTGTATGTTTGTGGATCTGCTATGTCTCCATGCGGCTGTGCACAGGTGATTGATATGAATGAGTATCAGAGGAAGAGGTTTGCTTGTAGGATCATTGACTGCCTGTTCAACACTGTAACGGGAAAGAAGATTGCTCTGCTAGGCTTCTCTTTCAAGAAAGACACTGGTgacaccaggtacacacacacacacacacacacacacacacacacacacacacacacacacacacacacacacacacacagctactttACTACTCACACGTGTGTATTTCATAATTTATTGCTATCTCTGACATATCTGTGGTATGCACTGTTTCACTTCAGTGCaagcacatatatacacacacacacacacacacacacacacactctcctttaATGACCTTTGGTTGCACTATCCTCACAAGCTCACACCTTTggtctacacacccacacacacacccctttaagGTTCAAATAACCCTTATCTGATTAAACAGGAAAATGCTGTTTCATGCTGTGACCTGTCTGGTTGGATCCTGAATGATATACACACAGATAAGCACCAGGCTGTTGCTATTTGAGCAAATTGGTGACATCAGATGGATTTAGCTCGCTCTAAAGCCCAGGGCCAACACTCCTGAATCCCAGTTGGGATGTTatgtttgtttatattgttATGCAAATGTATGCCCATCTGAACACCtttttttggttttggtttttatTCAAATACAAATTCACTGAATTAAATTCTGttacatatttgtgtgtgtgttttcagagaGTCGTCCAGCATTTATATCTCTAAGTATCTGATGGATGAGGGAGCGAAGTTGCACATCTACGACCCCAAGGTGCTGAAAGAGCAGATCATCCAGGACCTGTCACAGCCCAGCATCTCGGGAGACGATCCCCAGAGAGGTGTGAGGGCGGGCGGCCGGGGGTTATTGCTGTGCACCACTTCCTGGAAATTAGTTTGACCTTCACCTCTGTTGTTCGCTCTGATTGGTCCTGCCAGTAACCACGGTGATGAGATGTTCTTGTGATTTTTGGTAGATGTGGAAGAGTATACCAGTACTATGATTAGTGGACGTCCAGCTGTTCCGTCACCTTTATTGCGTTTAAGGCAGAGGTTCTGATGTGTGTGACCTATACACCTCAGCATGGGTTGAGACGATgtctgaatctgtgtgtgtgttcgcgcgtgtgtgtgcatgtgtgcacaggGACATACAACCCTAATCTCTGAATGTTTTCGTAGTGTCCGAGCTTGTCACTGTGACGACAGATCCCTATGAAGCGTGTAAAAGTGCTCACGCTCTGGTTATCTGCACAGAGTGGGACATGTTTAAGGTACAGGCAACCTCCAACACTCCTCACCCCACTCTAcataacaccacatacacacttatTAAGTGTTGACCCTGCTGTATTGCCACTATGATTGAATTTGCTTATCCCAAATATATATGGTCCTATGATGCTTTATTAATGGCCGACAGACAGTATTGGTGCTGACGACTCACTCCTTTAGCCTGTGGAGAGCAGGAATAATGCTGTACTGCAGAAAACGCTAGACCACTTTAGCGAAGTAGTGTCTGAACATTCTTTCCTCGTAGCTGTGGAATACTTAATGTTATAAGCACAGCATGTATCCTGTTCAGTATCTTGCTGTTCACATTTTGCATGGACTGATAGAACTGATAGGACACAGTGTTGTacagcgtggtgtgtgtgtgtgtgtgtgcgcgcgcacgcatGTACTGACGCTTGTTAACGTTTTACTGCATGCTGTTGTGTTCTGTAAGGATCTGGATTATGAGAAGATATATCAGCAGATGTTGAAGCCAGCATTCATATTCGACGGCCGCCGTGTGCTCGACCATCTGCACCCACAGCTACAGAACTTTGGCTTCcaggtgacgtgtgtgtgtgtgtgtcagtgtgtctgtgcgtgctgCAGCTCTGAGTTTAATAGGGCTAActggctgtgttgtgtgtgtgtgtgtgtgtgtgtgtgtgtagattgaaACCATTGGGAAGAAGGTGACTACGAGACTACCCTTTACTCACTCTGGTGGAGTGCCCAGAATCACCATCAATGAACCGCCTGCCAAGAAGTCTAAAGTTTGACATGCACGCTGATATACTCACCCACTTTGACCGAATCTAAGTGCCAAAATCCAAACTGTTAACACAGTGTTCTGTATTTCCCATACTCCTAtactgggggagggggagatcTGGAAACGTGCCTTCTGCTAGCATGCTCTATTCAGTTCAGATTGTGCaagtttttttcttcaattCGGTGTAATAATTAGCCATTTCTTCAACAGTAACATCCTTGAAATGAAGAAAAAGTTCACCTGACACAAACATGCACTGAAAAAAAGGACATTTTATCTTGAAAATAATTCTACATGTCAGTATCTCCAGTTCTGTTCATCATGATTTCCCCCATGAATCAGCGTCTGCTTTTCGCGAGGTTTAATTGCAGAGATCTGTGAGACCTTGCGTAAAATAGGCATTCATTCTGGATTAGTCCCTCTGCATAGTCCTCAATGCAATCAGTACTTTGTTATTCCAACTTCCAATGAAGTATCTGGGTAAGAGTGCAATCACAGGATCTTTTTATCTGTAGTCATCAATATACATGGCCCAGTTTCACATTTGAAGTAATTTAACCAAGAGCCTAATGAGGTTATGGCAGCGGTCAGGAATCAGACTGAATGCATTCAGCTTTTGTGCTCAAATGAgataaaaaaagagagagagcaatagaTCAGAACTTGAGTCCTGTAGTTTGCTATGGAGCATGTGGAGTGTAAATCTGAAAAAATGTGAATGAAGTGGTGGATAGTTACAGTAAATCATATAATAGTGCCCTGTGCTTGTTAAATGAAGACAACTTTTTTCATAAGAGTTTCATATAGATTTGTAACTGTGAATCAAGTTAtttcttaaaataaaaatgGACCAATGAAAACCATGTCTTTATAGACTCTTATGTATTTTGCTCAAAAACGTCCTTTACAGTCATTTATAGTAGATACTTAGTTATACACTACAGTTTCTTTTCCATTTAATTACTTTGTACAACTTTTATTGTGGTGTGAACAGTAGACAGAACAGGATCAACATATTTTGAATTTTTGCATTCTTTTCAGATTAATCTTTTGTTCTACCAACGTCCCAGATCACTTTTAAAAATAAGTGAAGCATGTGCGTGTGCCTTCAGTCACTGAAGGGTCTGTGTGTACTCGGTTTCACTCCATAACCTTGGGAAGGGAAAACCCAAACAATGCATCGTGCACCATTAGGCTGCCCATTTTTCTTCTGAGCCCCTACCACATTACCCACAATTCATCATGATCATCTACCCACCTTGCTAACATTACGTTAAACACTTCCATTGCACAGGCTGCCCTATCCTTAGGAAACATAATACTTTAAATAGCTGGATTAATATAAACGTCTGTTTGCAGATCAGCTGAAAGAGACTAGGAAACCACAGGGAGGCGGGTGTGTCTGCATCTTCATTCCCCCTCCACATCCACCTGCTTCTTCTGCAGCAGGTTCTTCAGGAAAAACTcacctgatacacacacacacacacacactgcaggaagGATGCAAGGACACAAACGCGCAGATGTGCATGCGTGTTGTTGATGCGTGCTGTCTTCAGCCTGCTGAGTTACCTGCTTTGTATGAGGAGCGTACGAGTGGACCACTGGCAGTGTAGAGGAACCCCATCTCCTTCCCCACCTTCTCCCAGTGGGCAAACTTCTCAGGGGTGACGTACTCCTCCACCTACGCTTGCAAGAAATTACCCACTGAACACGTATACATCAACGCGACGCAATTATGTAAATGTGTATCGGTAAAGGTTAGTATGGAATGAGGAACCTGGCAGCAATGCCAGCGTAAAGggtgtaaaaacacacacaaaaacacacactgggAGAGGAAGGTAAGGGACTGGTGAGGTACCTTCAGGTGCCGTCTGGTAGGCTGCATGTACTGACCCAGAGTCAGACAGTCCACTCCGGAGTCTCTTAACTCTGAAACAAGAGGCATTACCTCATTATGACCGGGTCAGTATACATGTACACCTATAGGCAAGTAGCAAGCGTGTATGAAAGTGttggtgtgcgggtgtgtgcgcAGACCTTTCATCGTAGTGTGTATCTCTGCATCCGTTTCCCCCAGGCCGAGCATGATGGAGGTTTTGGTCAGCACGCTGGGCTTGACTCTCTTTGCATGGCAGAGAACACTGAGAGACTGGTCAAAGTTCGCACGGGGGTCTCTCACATACCTAAAGGTCAAAATAACCATCAAATACAAAACTGTCAACCGAGCCACAGAATGGGCAAAAATATCCAGATTTCTGGAAGCTACTAAACATTAATTAAGTATGCTTAGTTTCAGATATAAATTGTTCTTAATTTTCATTTTGCAACAATTCTACACAACATGCTTAAGTATAATAAAGGTGTGCAAAAATTGAGAATGTAGTTTAGAcagtaatataaaaatatatatgtatatatatatatatatatatatatatatatatatatatatatatataaaatatctgCGCCACCCGATGGCAGTGCCAATTACAACGTCACATGCATTGCTTCTCTGGAATTTTCACAGTGAGCGCCCCCTTGTGGACAAAAATATCCGACTGAAATGGGAAACGCAATTTTCAAACATAAGCTGCATAATCGCATCATCTGTGGCTCATCAATACGCCACTTAAACACCCAAACAGCCTCACAAAACCAAACAGGTTGTAATCAATGCATGCAACAACTGATCAATTTAAGTGACATATTAATGTCTCATTCAGAACACTGCAGAGACAGAAGCATTTGGAAAACCAAAGGAACAAATGTCCCGGCTTTTACATGGCAAACACAACCCAAATATGCATGATACAAGGTACAAAATATGGATGGGGAACCATCCTCAAGGAGCTGGCACAGACGTGATCTAGACAAACAGAAGCCAACTGTTTCCAACTGCTTATGCCACTGGTCTCAGTGTTCATACAGCTGACCTGCTGTGTCCCAGCCCAGGTTTATAGAGGCTGGTGCCATTTACACTGAATGGGAAGAATGAATCCATCCAGCCAAAGAATATCTATAGGTGTTGTTACATAATCTAGGCCTAACACATGATCAGGCCAGCAGCCCACCAAGGGTCATGGGTCATGACAAACTGACCTCTGCAGCTCTCTCACGGTCTCCACATTGTGAGCGTACACGTCCAGGCCAGACTGAACCACCGTCTCCACAGCTGCTAGGTCACCACGGAAGTCAGGAGTCAGACACTCTACCAGGATGCTAGGTTTCCTGATGGAGGCATATTCAAAACCATGTTGATATCTTTTTATTTGAAGTAAGCGTACACATAtgcaagaacacacacaaatacacaggcACCAACTCACCTCTCTTTGAGACTGGATACCGTCTTCGCAAAGTGTCCCGCTCCGCCATCAGCAATATCTAATCAGCAAACATATGTAAACGCACATGCGAGCAAGACACGGTTCATGCGGAACATTCGGTCTGACAACGGAATTTCATTTTCCGTTCACACTCACCGTCCCTGTCCACCGAAGTGAGCACCACGTAGTCCAGCCCCCAGGCAGCGATGGCTTTGGCCGTGTTGTGGGGCTCCTCTGGGTCTAACGGAGGGGGCTTCCTCGCCGTCTTCACCGAACAGAACCTGCAGCCACGCGTGCACGTGTCTCCCATCAACTACAGAGAAACAGCGACCAGAAAAATGTCCGTGTGGTCTCATTTCCCGCTCATGGAGCAGTCTTGCCTTCCTTCATGTGAACTGAAATGCACTCTTCTTCTAAAACTCACAAGTGCCTTCAGTTCACTGTTGGTCTCCAGGCCACTGCTGCCAAGAGCAACAGTTCCATATAGATACTGAAGTCCAGCGTTCAACACATTTATAGTGATTTATAGTGGCCACTGGCCATGCTCACGCACTAACCATGATGGTTGCCGTGGCAGTGGAGTACTCTCCGCCCCCCCAGCACTCCCCAATGTTAGGACACCTCGCCTCCTCGCACACCTGTAACCACAGCAAGAGCAATCACTCCGAACGGTACACCCACAATGCATTGTGCATTCCGTTCAGCTCATTACAGCTTTATATCAATGGCAATGTTAAGTCAGTTATAGACAGAGACGAGGACAGGGATTAAACATGGTTTCAGACACTCACGGTGTGCAGATTCAACTCTCTGAGGTTGTTCTTGAGTCTGTTGTAGTTTTTCCCAATAGGAATCTCGGTCTTCAGCCATGGTGGTAACCTGAGCCTGGGACCACCGAAGAGACAAGAGACACTGAAGTTGACTGACTGGTGTCGGTGATAATGTTGTTGTACTCCCTTGAGGACACTTGTGTAAACATTAGAACCTACATGTTTGCATCAGCAGAATATACAGATAAAACGTTGCAGCAGCAAACAGTTGTAAACTCACTAGAACTTTATAAACACCAAGCCTAGtactagataaaaaaaataaccaAGATGTATTGTAAACTTGTCACACTCTAAGAACTGTAACGGGTATTGTAAAGTTGTCACAGAAGTTTTCATCAACATTAAAGTTATTATAAAGTGAAGTGCTCCTGCTTTCATTAGGGCTCTTTGCCAATTATATGATGTTTGATCAGGTTATCCTTATTATCCTTAGTTGAATCCTTTATCCTACATTTGAAAATGCCAAGACGACCTCAGCATTAAGGTGTGTGATCATTAAAAAAAACCTATATTTATACTACTAAATAAACACCTAACCTCACCACTACATCAACACCTAACCTCACTACTACATCAACACCTAAACTTACCACTACATCAACACCTAACCTTACCACTACATCAACACCTAACTCACCACTACATCAACACCTAACTCACTACTACATCAACACCTAACTCATTACTACATCAACACCTAACTCATTACTACATCAACACCTAACTCACTACTACATCAACACCTAACCTCACCACTACATCAACACCTAACCTCACCACTACATCAACACCTAACTTCACCACTACATCAACACCTAACTCACCACTACATCAACACCTAACCTCACTACTACATCAACACCTAACCTCACCACTACATCAACACCTAACCTCATCACTACATTAACACCTAACCTCACTACTACATCAACACCTAACCTCATCACTACATCAACACCTAACCTCATCACTACATTAACACCTAACCTCACCACTACATCAACACCTAACCTCATCACTACATTAACACCTAACCTCACCACTACATCAACACCTAACCTCATCACTACATTAACACCTAACCTCACTACTACATCAACACCTAACCTCACCACTACATCAACACCTAACCTCATCACTACATCAACACCTAACTCACTACTACATCAACACACAACCTCACTACTACATCAACACCTAAATCACCACTACATCAACACCTAACTcagtcatgggcagtcatggcctagcggttagggaactggtcttgtgaccggagggtcgcaggttcgattcccagacctgaggccatgactgaggtgcccctgagcaaggccctaac containing:
- the lias gene encoding lipoyl synthase, mitochondrial yields the protein MSLKCDASDNVKCLLAQDNVLKLTGHFPSILEKPGMFNRCQSGIMALIRRSCLAAGRWCCNHILLSRFEGTHLAIRASTSASTSHTQQDTKKQIKEDGLDLHDFVSGELSDKSRWEEYRGTLKRQKGERLRLPPWLKTEIPIGKNYNRLKNNLRELNLHTVCEEARCPNIGECWGGGEYSTATATIMLMGDTCTRGCRFCSVKTARKPPPLDPEEPHNTAKAIAAWGLDYVVLTSVDRDDIADGGAGHFAKTVSSLKERKPSILVECLTPDFRGDLAAVETVVQSGLDVYAHNVETVRELQRYVRDPRANFDQSLSVLCHAKRVKPSVLTKTSIMLGLGETDAEIHTTMKELRDSGVDCLTLGQYMQPTRRHLKVEEYVTPEKFAHWEKVGKEMGFLYTASGPLVRSSYKAGEFFLKNLLQKKQVDVEGE
- the ugdh gene encoding UDP-glucose 6-dehydrogenase, which produces MFQIKKVCCIGAGYVGGPTCSVIASMCPEIKVTVVDVNETRIKAWNSDTLPIYEPGLNEVVMSCRGKNLFFSTDIDSAIKDADLVFISVNTPTKTYGMGKGRAADLKFIEACARRIVEVSDGYKIVTEKSTVPVRAAESIRRIFDANTKPSLNLQVLSNPEFLAEGTAVKDLKEPDRVLIGGDETPEGQRAIRALCDVYEHWVPKSRIITTNTWSSELSKLAANAFLAQRISSINSISALCESTGADVEEVARAVGMDQRIGSKFLKASVGFGGSCFQKDVLNLVYLCEALNLPEVASYWQQVIDMNEYQRKRFACRIIDCLFNTVTGKKIALLGFSFKKDTGDTRESSSIYISKYLMDEGAKLHIYDPKVLKEQIIQDLSQPSISGDDPQRVSELVTVTTDPYEACKSAHALVICTEWDMFKDLDYEKIYQQMLKPAFIFDGRRVLDHLHPQLQNFGFQIETIGKKVTTRLPFTHSGGVPRITINEPPAKKSKV